A genomic segment from Xiphophorus maculatus strain JP 163 A chromosome 6, X_maculatus-5.0-male, whole genome shotgun sequence encodes:
- the LOC102236558 gene encoding E3 ubiquitin-protein ligase MARCH2-like, with product MSSSGCCQLPGSLCDYSENTEPDASKHSEESDSTTQAQYVAKVTAKDGRPLSTVVKAVSLQSDVGMCRICHEGAGGETLLSPCDCTGTLGKVHKSCLEKWLSSSNTSYCELCHTEFTIERRPQPLTQWLKDPGPRSEKRTLLCDMACFLLITPLAAISGWLCLRGAQDHLQLKSRLEAVGLIALTIALFTIYILWTLVSFRYHCQLYSEWRRTNQKVRLLMPDMKGAHTTQRSVPTKSTKKMTDETIV from the exons ATGTCTTCGTCAGGGTGCTGCCAGCTCCCCGGATCCCTTTGCGATTATTCTGAGAACACTGAGCCCGATGCCTCTAAGCATTCAGAAGAGTCTGATTCTACTACACAGGCCCAGTATGTTGCCAAGGTTACAGCTAAAGATGGCCGCCCACTCTCCACTGTTGTCAAAGCTGTGAGCTTGCAGAG CGATGTAGGGATGTGTCGGATCTGTCATGAGGGAGCTGGAGGGGAGACACTGCTCTCACCCTGCGACTGCACTGGTACTCTGGGAAAAGTGCACAAGAGCTGCCTGGAAAAGTGGCTGTCATCCTCCAACACCAGCTACTGTGAACTTTGTCACACAGAGTTCACCATTGAAAGGAGACCACAACCACTGACACAG TGGCTGAAGGACCCCGGCCCTCGCAGTGAGAAGCGCACATTGCTGTGTGACATGGCCTGCTTCCTTCTCATCACGCCCCTGGCGGCTATTTCCGGGTGGTTGTGTCTCAGGGGGGCCCAGGACCATCTGCAGCTGAAAAGCAGACTGGAAGCTGTTGGACTTATTGCCCTAACCATCGCCCTCTTCACCATCTACATCCTCTGGACACTG GTGTCGTTTCGGTATCACTGTCAGTTGTATTCGGAGTGGAGGAGGACCAATCAGAAAGTTCGCCTGCTCATGCCCGACATGAAGGGGGCGCACACCACCCAGCGTTCGGTGCCGACCAAGTCGACCAAGAAAATGACTGACGAGACCATCGTATGA